GGACCTCGTTCTTCGCGGGTCCCGGACCCGGCAGCACCGCGACCGACCGGACCAGCGCGGAGCCGACGGAGGTGCCGCGGTCCGAGCGACCGGACGGTGACGGGGGTGACGGGGGTGACGGGGGCGACGGGCAGTCCGGCTCCGACGACGGCCTCGACGTCGGACCCGAGGCGGAGCCCGGGACCGCCGACGGCAAGTCGGCCACCGCGGCGCTCGACCGGTCCGTACGCCGCTTCCGCGCCGCCCAGCGCCGGCTGGCCCAGCAGGTGTCCCGGCAGCTCGAGCGCCAGGAGCGTCGCGCCCAGACGCTGGAGTTCCGGGTCGCCACCTACAACGTGCTGGGTGACTCCCACACCGGTCCGGGCGGCAACAAGCCCGGCTTCCCCGACGCCGGACCGCGCATGGACATGGCCATCGCGGCGCTGCGCAACAACGGCATCGACGTGGTGGGCTTCCAGGAGTTCGAGTCGACCCAGCACAACATGTTCACCTCCCGCGCCGGCGAGTACGCCCTCTACCCGGGCCTCGCGCTCGGGGACAAGTCCGTGCGCTTCAACATCGCGTGGCGCTCGAGCATGTGGAGCCTCGTCGAGGCGCACACGCTGTCCATCCCCTACGCCGGGGGCAGCCGCATCGACATGCCGGTGGTGCTGCTCGAGTCCACCACGACCGGCCGGCGGGCCTGGTTCGCCAACTTCCACAACCCCGCCGACACGCCGCGCCTGGGCAACAACGCGCACTGGCGCTCGATGGCGGCGGGCATCGAGATCGCCCACCTCACCGAGCTGCACGCCCGCGACGGCCATCCCGTCATCGTCACCGGCGACTTCAACGAGCGCTCGGAGATCTTCTGCCGGTTCACCGCCGGCGGCGTCTTCAGCGCAGCGGCGGGCGGCAGCTCCGCCGGTGGGTGCGCCCCGCCGCCGAGCATGCAGGTCGACTGGATCTTCGGGTCGACCGGAGTGGCCTTCGAGGGCTACGCCGTGACCGGCACCGGCGTGGCCTCGGACCACAACCTGGTCCACGCGCAGGCCACGCTGACCGAGGTCGAGTGAGCGGGTCCGCGCTCGATATACTCCGCCGCGTGAAGTCACTGGGCCAGCTGCGGCGTTCGGGCGGGCTGGACGTGCACCGCATCGACGTCGACGGGGTCCTGATGGCCAGCCCGCGCGAGCAGCTGGTCGACGTCGCCTTCGACGGCCGGCGCATCTGGTCGTTCTGGCTGCACCGCGACGGCGAGGAGCGCGAGGACGGCGTCCTCGCGCGGTGGCCCAAGCCGCTGCGGCCCTTCCTCGACGGCGTCACCGAGGTGACGCTGACCGATCCCGGAACGGGCACCGTCCTGCACGAGGAGACGGTGCAGTTCGGGGACCACCCGGGTCGCATCGAGGTGGTCAACCCGGCCGGCCGGCCGTTGAGCCTCGACAAGTCGCTCAAGCTGGTCGAGACCTTCGACACCCGCGACGCCGCCCAGGTCGAGCCGCTGCTCGACGCCATCGAGGAGGTGCTCGGCGCCCTGCGCGAGGTGGGGCTCGACGCGTTCCTCGCCTACGGCACCGCCCTCGGCGCCATCCGCGACGGCGGCCTGATCGGCCACGACAGCGACGCCGACCTCGGCTACGTCAGCGCCCACGACCACCCGGTCGACGTGATCCGCGAGTCGTTCCGGATCCAGCGGGCGCTCACCGACATGGGCTACCGGGTGACCCGCTACTCCGCCATCGCGCTCAAGGTCCACGTCGCGGAGAGCGACGGCCTCGACCGTGGCCTCGACGTCTTCGGCGGCTTCATGCGCGACGGGGTCCTCTACCTCATGGGCGAGATCGCGGTCCCCTTCGAGCGCGACTGGATCCACCCCCTCGGCACGGCCTCGCTCGAGGGACGCGAGTTCCCGGTGCCGGCCGACACCGACCGCTTCCTCACCGCGACCTACGGTCCCCACTGGCGCGTGCCCGACCCGGCCTACAAGTTCACCACGCCGGCCAGCACCATCGAGCTGTTCAACGGCTGGTTCCGCGGCATGCGCACCGGTCGTGCCGGCTGGCACGGCTACCACAAGCGCACGTTCAACCAGCCGGCTCCCGTCTCGGCGGTCGCCCACCAGGTCGCCGAGCGGCACCCCGACCTCGCGACGTACGTCGACATCGGCTGCGGACGCGGCGCGGACGTCGCCTGGTTCGCCGACCGCGGCACCTCGGCCATCGGGCTGGACTTCCAGCCCTTCGCCTACGCCGAGGAGGCCGAGCGCCGGGCCGACGACCCGCGGGTCACCTTCCAGCTCTTCAACCTGCTCGAGCTGCGCCACGTCCTCGCCGTCTCGGCGTGGGTGGCCCGCACGCCGGGTCCGCGTGCCGTCGGCTGCGTCCACGTCATCGAGCGGCTGGGGCGGCGCGGCCGGCTCAACATGCTCCGCTCCGCGCGGATGATGCTCGCCGGCACCTCCGGGGCCCTGCACCTGCAGTTCCTCAGCGAGCGCGGCCGCGACGGCTACCCTCGTCGTACGGGCGCCCGCAAGGCCCTCGACCCGGCCGTCGTCGCCGCCGAGGTGGCCGAGTCCGGTGGCCGGGTCCTCGAGCAGGTGCGCGAGCGCGTCTCGCCGGGCCCGGACGGATCGCAGGTCTGCCGGATAATCATCGACTGGAACGCGTGAGGTGGGAGCAGGCATGTTCGGACGCAGGAACCGGCATGGCTCCGAGGGCGGTGACCTCGAGCAGAGGGTCGCCGCTCTGGAGGAGGCCGTGCAGGAGAACCGGGCGCTCAACGTGCGCCTGGCCGAGCTGACCGACGTGGTGAGCGAGCTGCTGCTGCCCGTCGCCGCCCGCGACGAGGAGAGGTTGGAGGAGCTGCTGGGGAAGTACCGCGGGGACTTCTCGTGAGCACAGCCGGCGGCCCGCGCCGGGTGTTCCTCCACATCGGGCTCCCCAAGACCGGTACGACGTACCTCCAGCAGGTGGTCTGGGGCAACCGCGAGCGGCTGCGCGAAGCCGGCGTGCTCGTGCCGGGCTTCGGCCACCGCGAGCACCTCTGGGCCGCGCTCGACCTCCAGGAGCGGCCGCGGCTGGCCCGCCGCCACCCCGACGCCCCGGGCGCCTGGCAGCGGCTCGTCGACCAGGCGTCCGCCCACTCCGGCGACGTCCTGCTGACCCACGAGTTCTTCTGCGGCGCCAGCCGGGCGCAGGCGGCGCGTGCCGTCGCGAGCTTCCCCGGCGCCGAGGTGCACCTCGTGGTCACCGCTCGCGACGCCGCGAGCGTGGTGTCGGCGGGGTGGCAGGAGTCGGTCAAGAACGGCAGCACCGTCGACCTCGACTCCGTGATGGCGGGCACGGCGGCCGGCGGCCCGGAGTTCAGCATGCGCACCTGGGACCTCGCGGGCGTCCTCGAGCGGTGGACTCCCGACCTGCCGGGCGAGCGCGTCCACGTCCTCGTGATGCCCGGACCGGGGGAGCCGCGCGACCTGCACTGGCGCCACTTCGCCGAGGTGCTGGGCGTCGACCCCGACGCGGTCGACGCGCCCACCGAGGCCGCCAACCCGGCGCTCGGCATCGTGCAGATCGAGACGCTGCGGCTGGTCAACCGCCACCTGCCGTCGTACTCCGCCCACGACCGCGGTGTCTGGATCCGCGGCTACCTCGCCGAGGACCTGCTGGCACGGCAGCCGCGCGAGCGCGGCGGACTGCCCGAGCACCACCTGGCACGCTTCGCCGAGCTCGACCGCGCCGCCGTCGAGATCGTCACCGACCGCGGCTTCCACGTCCTGGGTGACCTCTCCTCCCTGGGGGTGGAGAGGGGGCCGGGCGGCGCGGGCCGGCTGCCCGGCACGGTCACCGCCGAGGAGCTTCTCGAATCGGCCTCCCGCCTGGTCGCTGATATCGTCGCAGACGTCCGCGCGAGCACGGGTGACGTGCCGCCGCGGACCCGGGGAAGTCACTGACCCGGGTGCCGAGGGGCACCCCGAGGGAGTTGTCGCGTGCGTTCCAAGTTCATTGCCCTGATCGCAGCCTGTGGCCTGACGGCCGCGCTGGTCGCGCCCGTCAGCGGGTCCTCGTGGGCCGGTGCCGGTCCTGCGGCGGGCGCCGCCGCGGCCGCGCAGCCGGCCGCCGCCGGCCTGGCCGCCGCGGCGGCACGCAAGCCCGGCAAGCCCAACAAGAAGTGGAAGGTCCCCGTCGGGACCAAGTTCAACAACCCGATGGTCCCGAAGGACCGCTTCGTCATCGAGCGCCACCTGCTCCGCGCGATCCGCAACACGCCGCGTGGCGAGAAGATCATCATCTCGGCCTACTCCCTCGACCGCGGCGCGTTCGCCGACGCGCTCATCCGCGCCAAGAAGCGCGGCGTCAAGGTGCAGGTGCTGCTCAACGACCACCTCGTCACCGGCGCGCAGGTCCGCATCCAGCGGGTGCTCGGCAACAACACCAAGAAGTCCAGCTTCCTCAAGCGCTGCGTGTCCGGCTGCCGCGCCGACGAGAACGAGTACAACAACCTGCACAGCAAGTTCTACCTGTTCAGCCGCACCGGTCGGAACCGCAACGTCGTCATGCTGGGCTCGCAGAACATGACGCTCAACGCGGTGCGCTGGCAGTGGAACGACCTCTGGACGACGGCCGGCAAGAAGACCCTGTTCGACCAGTTCGAGGCCCTCTTCAACGACATGCGCCCCGACTGGGACAAGCGCCGCGCCTCCTACACCTTCTGCGACAGCGGGCGGGTCTGCCCGGCCGGCGACATGCAGAAGTACCACAACGTCGTCTTCCCGCGGCACACGACGCCCACCAAGGACGTCGTCCTCGACATCCTCAACAACGTGCAGTGCGTCTACACCGACCCGGGCGGCTTCCAGAAGCGCACCATGCTGCGCCTGTCCATGCACACGATGCGCGGCGGCCGCGGCAACTACATCGCCGACAAGCTGCGCGACCTCTACGCCCAGGGGTGCAACCTCCGCGTCAACTACGGCCTGATGGGCTTCCACACCAAGCAGCACATCGGTGCGCCGACGGCCCGCGGCCGCGTGCCGCTGCGGTCGACCGGCTTCAACCTCCGCGACGACGTGCCGACGGGTGACCCCGAGATCGACAGCATGCCCGAGGCGATCGAGCGCTACACCCACCACAAGTACTTCGTGCTGCGCGGCTCCTACAAGGGCGTCATCGACAGCAACATCGTGTGGACCGGGTCGACCAACTGGTCGAGCCTCGGCACGCCGCAGGACGAGATCCTCTTCACCATCCACGGGCGTGGCGTGGTCCGCGACTACCTCGACAACTTCAACCTGATGTGGAAGAAGCCGTTCAGCCGCGACGCCTACACCACGACGTACTCGTCGTGGCGGATGGTCGACGGCCGCCGGGTCGGGGTGGACCCGATGGTGACCGTCGAGCCTGACGGGCTCCGCGGCGGCGGCTCCACCTGGGAGAACGACTGAGGGTCGGCCCTCAGCCCTCAGCCCTCCTGCTCGCCCGCGTCCTCGGCCGGCAGGAGGGACTCGGCCAGGCCGCGCACGGTCTCTTGGTCGGGCCCCTGCAGCACCACCGTGCTGCCCTTGAGGTCGTAGGCCAGGACGGACGCGCCGTCGTGGTCCCACGACGACCAGGGACCGGTGCCCCAGTCCGAGAGGTCCACGTCGTCGCCGGCGGTGAGGCCCGCCTCGGCGAGGACGTCGGCGGCCTTGCCCGGCATCTGGTCGAGGACCACCTCGCCGGTCGGCGCCGTGAACTCCATGCGCCACCACTGCGGGTCGGGCGTGTAGCCGCCGCCCATCGTCTCCCAGCCCTCGGGCAACACGGTCGGGACCATCGTGATGAGGTCGTCGTCGACCGCCCGGAGCGCGGCCTTCTTGTAGCGGGGCTCGAGCGCGGGCTCGTCGCCGAAGTCGACGGGGTCCACCGGCGCGGGGGACTCGCTCGCCGAGGGCGTCTCCGACGCGGCCGGGTCGTCGGCCGAGGAGCCGGTGTCGTCGCCGCACGCGCCGGCGAGCAGGACGAGGGAGACGCCGAGGGCCGGTCCGATCGCACGGTGCAGTCGCATGCCCCGAGTGTCTCACGCAGGCGTGTGACAACGGTCTCGGACGCGAGCCCTGCCCAGGTGAACGACCAGTAACTAGACTCCGAGCGATCCAGCCGCGAGCGCCCAGGAGCCATCACATGCCCCGCCTCTGCCAGACCGACGGCCTCTCCGAGGACCAGATCGAGATCCTCAAGGCCGTACGGCAGTTCGTGGACGAGCAGATCATCCCGGTGGCGCAGGAGCTCGAGCACGCCGACGAGTACCCCACCGAGATCATCGAGGGCCTCAAGGAGCTCGGGGTGTTCGGGCTGACGATCCCCGAGGAGTTCGGCGGGCTGGGGGAGTCGCTGCTGACCTACGCCCTCGTGGTCGAGGAGATCGCGCGGGGCTGGATGAGTGTCTCGGGCGTGATCAACACCCACTTCATCGTGGCCTACATGCTGATCCAGCACGGCACGGACGAGCAGAAGCAGAAGTACCTCCCGCGGATGGCGACCGGCGAGGTGCGGGGCGCGTTCTCGATGTCCGAGCCGGGGCTGGGCTCCGACGTGTCGGCGGTCTCGACCAAGGCCACGCGCGCGGAGGACGGGTCCTATGCCATCACGGGCCAGAAGATGTGGCTGACCAACGGCGCCACCTCCACGCTCGTCGCGGTGCTCACCAAGACCGACGAGGGCGCCGAGAGCGTCTACAAGAACATGACGACCTTCCTGGTGGAGAAGGAGGCCGGGTTCGGCGAGACCGCCCAGGGCATCACCGTGCCCGGCAAGATCGAGAAGATGGGCTACAAGGGCGTCGAGACCACCGAGCTCATCCTCGAGGGCCACCGGATCGCCGCCGACCAGGTCCTCGGTGGCGAGCCCGGCAAGGGGTTCTTCCAGATGATGGACGGCGTCGAGGTCGGCCGCGTCAACGTCGCGGCCCGTGCCTGCGGGCTGGCGTGGCGCGGCTTCGAGCTCGCCATCGCCTACGCCCAGCAGCGCAGGACCTTCGGCAAGCCGATCGCCGAGCACCAGGCCGTGCTGTTCCGGCTCGCGGAGATGGCCACCAAGGTCGAGGTCGCGCACACGATGATGGTCAAGGCCGCCCGCCTCAAGGACACCGGCCAGCGGATGGACGTCGAGGCCGGCATGGCCAAGATGGTCGCGAGCGAGTACGCCAACGAGGTGGTCGAGGACGCGTTCCGCATCCACGGCGGCTACGGCTACTCCAAGGAGTACGAGATCGAGCGCCTCATGCGCGAGGTCAAGTTCATGCTCATCGGCGAGGGCACGTCCGACATCCAGAAGATGATCATCGGCCGCAGCCTGCTCAAGGACTACCAGCTGCGCTGAGCGTCCGGGTCGGGCACCACGCCCTATTGGGCGACGGCCACACCGACGGGCATGCCCGCGGCCGCGTCCGCCGCGGCGAGGGCCTCGCTGGCCGCCTCGACCACGTCGGGGGACAGGACGTGCTCGATGGCCAGCGCGGAGGCGCCCAGCACGGCCGCCTCGCCACCCGCGCGGGACGTCACGATGCGCAGGTGCTCGGTGGCCAGCGGCAGGGAGCGCTGGTAGACCGACTCGCGGATCCCGGCGAGCAGGTGCTCGCCGGCGCCGGCGACCTGGCCGCCGATCACGACCACTGACGGGTTGATGAGGTTGACCATCGTGGCCACGATCTCGCCGATGTCGCGACCGGCCTGGCGGACGACGGCCATGGCGGGCTGGCTGCCGGAGCGGACCAGCTCGACCACGTCGCTGCCGGTCTCGGCCGGCTCGCCCTGGGCGCGCACGGCTGCGGCGAGCGCGGGCCCGGCAGCCACGGCCTCGAGGCAGCCGGAGTTGCCGCAGCGGCACGGCACGTCGTCGGCGCCGGGCACCCGCACGTGCCCGAGGTCGCCGGCCGTGCCCTGCGCGCCGCGCTGGAGGA
This genomic stretch from Nocardioides renjunii harbors:
- a CDS encoding endonuclease/exonuclease/phosphatase family protein is translated as MKVSRFSLSARGLRWPPPGVWAPVLAIVLVVVVVWTSFFAGPGPGSTATDRTSAEPTEVPRSERPDGDGGDGGDGGDGQSGSDDGLDVGPEAEPGTADGKSATAALDRSVRRFRAAQRRLAQQVSRQLERQERRAQTLEFRVATYNVLGDSHTGPGGNKPGFPDAGPRMDMAIAALRNNGIDVVGFQEFESTQHNMFTSRAGEYALYPGLALGDKSVRFNIAWRSSMWSLVEAHTLSIPYAGGSRIDMPVVLLESTTTGRRAWFANFHNPADTPRLGNNAHWRSMAAGIEIAHLTELHARDGHPVIVTGDFNERSEIFCRFTAGGVFSAAAGGSSAGGCAPPPSMQVDWIFGSTGVAFEGYAVTGTGVASDHNLVHAQATLTEVE
- a CDS encoding DUF6752 domain-containing protein, with the protein product MFGRRNRHGSEGGDLEQRVAALEEAVQENRALNVRLAELTDVVSELLLPVAARDEERLEELLGKYRGDFS
- a CDS encoding phospholipase D-like domain-containing protein, translating into MRSKFIALIAACGLTAALVAPVSGSSWAGAGPAAGAAAAAQPAAAGLAAAAARKPGKPNKKWKVPVGTKFNNPMVPKDRFVIERHLLRAIRNTPRGEKIIISAYSLDRGAFADALIRAKKRGVKVQVLLNDHLVTGAQVRIQRVLGNNTKKSSFLKRCVSGCRADENEYNNLHSKFYLFSRTGRNRNVVMLGSQNMTLNAVRWQWNDLWTTAGKKTLFDQFEALFNDMRPDWDKRRASYTFCDSGRVCPAGDMQKYHNVVFPRHTTPTKDVVLDILNNVQCVYTDPGGFQKRTMLRLSMHTMRGGRGNYIADKLRDLYAQGCNLRVNYGLMGFHTKQHIGAPTARGRVPLRSTGFNLRDDVPTGDPEIDSMPEAIERYTHHKYFVLRGSYKGVIDSNIVWTGSTNWSSLGTPQDEILFTIHGRGVVRDYLDNFNLMWKKPFSRDAYTTTYSSWRMVDGRRVGVDPMVTVEPDGLRGGGSTWEND
- a CDS encoding acyl-CoA dehydrogenase family protein; its protein translation is MPRLCQTDGLSEDQIEILKAVRQFVDEQIIPVAQELEHADEYPTEIIEGLKELGVFGLTIPEEFGGLGESLLTYALVVEEIARGWMSVSGVINTHFIVAYMLIQHGTDEQKQKYLPRMATGEVRGAFSMSEPGLGSDVSAVSTKATRAEDGSYAITGQKMWLTNGATSTLVAVLTKTDEGAESVYKNMTTFLVEKEAGFGETAQGITVPGKIEKMGYKGVETTELILEGHRIAADQVLGGEPGKGFFQMMDGVEVGRVNVAARACGLAWRGFELAIAYAQQRRTFGKPIAEHQAVLFRLAEMATKVEVAHTMMVKAARLKDTGQRMDVEAGMAKMVASEYANEVVEDAFRIHGGYGYSKEYEIERLMREVKFMLIGEGTSDIQKMIIGRSLLKDYQLR